GAACGTACCGTGATATAATGACATTAAAAGTGAATAAACCCTTGAAGGCTCTAGATTTTATTGAGACAGACCCTTACCCTGGTTTTCCTACAGACTTGCAGTCTTTGATGATGGCATTCACAGCTACAGTTGAAGGAACTACCGTGATTAAAGAGAAGGTTTTTGAAGGGCGATTTAAGCATGTAGATGAATTAAACAGGATGGGTTCTCGTATTACAATAGATCTAAACCGTGCCTTTGTAAGGGGAGTACCAAAACTGTCCGGTGCAAGAGTTGAGGCGCCTGATTTACGTGCTGGTGCTGCATTAGTGCTTGCAGGCTTGTATGCTACGGATACAACTATTGTATCAGGAGTTCATCACATTGATCGAGGTTATGAACATCTAGAAGGAATGCTACAGGGAATTGGAGCTAGAATTAAACGTATTCATGATGAATAAACGGCATACATTATGCCGTTTTTTTTGACAGTCTAAGAATTTATAAAATTTGATACAATGATTTCTTCAAGTTTTATAAATTCTGGCTGCATGTAAAAGCTTCCTCTAATGATGGACTAGACGACTTCTTCGAGAGGGCTTCGATAGAAGCTTTTCTTACAGTATTAGAAAGTATAAATTTTGATTTAGCACCTTTACAGTAAGAGAAAGTGTAAAATTTGATGCCCTGTTTTCTTCAAATTTTGTACTTTCTGACTGCATGGGAAGCTTCCTCTAATGATGGACTAGACGACTTCTTCGAGAGAGCTCCGATAGAAGCTTTTCTTACTTATGCGAAAGGGACAGGCAGTTATGAATAACAACAAAGTGATTTATGATGATCGAATACCAAAATTAAAGGAACAGCGAAAACTTAAAAGTAATAAAGTATTTATTCTATTAATCTTTCTCTTCTTTGCTTTAATTCTTCTCATATTATTTTTTCAATCCCCTTTATCGAAGCTAGCCACCATTGAAATCTCAGGTAATGCTTTGCTTTCCGATGGAGAAGTGGTACAAGCTGCAGAAATACAAAGCGGGATGTCTTACTTTCAATTTTCAAAGAACGGTCTTGAACAAAAAATAGCTCAAATGGTTCAAGTGGAGGAAGTCCATGTAGAGCGTGTTTTTCCTAATCATCTATATATAGAAATTACAGAGTTGCCTGTAGTGGCTTTTTGGTTACAAGAGCAGAATCTTTACCCTATTCTATCCAGTGGACATATTATTTTTCAAGAAGCGTGGACGGATCATCGTGTCCAGCAGCCAATCTTAACCGGATGGTCTACTAAGGAAGGGATAATTGAGCTTAGTAAGGAATTAGACTACTTATCAGATTATGTATCCAATCAAATATCCGAAATTACATTAACCCCCATAGACTCAGATCCCTATCGATTGACTTTATATATGGAAGATGGTAACGAGGTTCGTACGTCTATTCGTAAGTTTGCCGAAAGAATGAACCTGTATCCTGACTTTGTAGAAGAAATTAATTCTAACGGAGAACTTACGGGGATTTATCATCTTTTTGATGCGATCTGGTTTGAAGATCCAATGTTAGATGAGGGCGAGTCTGGGGAATCAGGCGCGGAAGGGGCAAGCTAAGGCGATGAAAGTAAGAAGTAAACATGTGTATTTGACATTAGTAGCCCTTTGTGCCGGATTTTTAATCTCGTTTTCCTATCAATACACTCAGGATCAAGGAGATACGTCCTATCGCTCAACTTTAGAATGGGTCCAAGAGGATCAATTAAGAGAAAAACACAATGAGGTAAGAAAAGAGAATAGTTTGTACGAACAATATTTAAGAGAGCTTCAACAGCAAATCTCTGTCAAAGAGGCTGAAATGTCAGAGGCTCAGACTGATCTAAGCGCCATACAGCATGAGCTAGAAATGCTAAGGTTAATGGCAGGATTAAGTGAGGGGGCAGGACCGGGGATTACCGTTAGTTTAGAGGATAGCTCCTTTGCTGCGGATTCTCACAATCCTAATGATTACATCGTCCATGAGCAGGATGTTCGTAGGGTGGTCAACGAACTATTTGCTTCAGGCGCAGAAGGACTAAGTATTAACGGTCAAAGGGTCACTCATTTAACGAACATTCGCTGTGTTGGTCCAACCATCATCGTTAACGGTGTAAAATCTTCAGCTCCGTTTCAGATTACAGCAATAGGAGATCAGGAAACTCTT
This portion of the Bacillus horti genome encodes:
- a CDS encoding cell division protein FtsQ/DivIB, encoding MNNNKVIYDDRIPKLKEQRKLKSNKVFILLIFLFFALILLILFFQSPLSKLATIEISGNALLSDGEVVQAAEIQSGMSYFQFSKNGLEQKIAQMVQVEEVHVERVFPNHLYIEITELPVVAFWLQEQNLYPILSSGHIIFQEAWTDHRVQQPILTGWSTKEGIIELSKELDYLSDYVSNQISEITLTPIDSDPYRLTLYMEDGNEVRTSIRKFAERMNLYPDFVEEINSNGELTGIYHLFDAIWFEDPMLDEGESGESGAEGAS
- a CDS encoding DUF881 domain-containing protein, giving the protein MKVRSKHVYLTLVALCAGFLISFSYQYTQDQGDTSYRSTLEWVQEDQLREKHNEVRKENSLYEQYLRELQQQISVKEAEMSEAQTDLSAIQHELEMLRLMAGLSEGAGPGITVSLEDSSFAADSHNPNDYIVHEQDVRRVVNELFASGAEGLSINGQRVTHLTNIRCVGPTIIVNGVKSSAPFQITAIGDQETLNQGLLLPGGVADSLRGWGITVKIEKHESLLLPAFIGKF